A part of Aegilops tauschii subsp. strangulata cultivar AL8/78 chromosome 2, Aet v6.0, whole genome shotgun sequence genomic DNA contains:
- the LOC109745044 gene encoding uncharacterized protein, producing the protein MASLMDDVTAEIFLRLPSDEPEHLFRAALVCKPWLRVLRDPSFRRRYSVFHRDPAARLALATAAPLSPYPDLSRTRPLDCRHGRVLLHVGVGAWHFVVWDPVTGEQHRLPEPGIPWLIYTAAVFCAVPGCDHLDCHGGPFRVVFLVTEDYTDLVKAAVYSSETGAWSTPVTMDAGCDVQHRRDAFAAGFYYKPYVQPRRGAVIGDEAYFTLRWGNPVVKYNWSKNHISLIDPPTKCVYNVGVKKKSVDKVALMVMEDSSLGFACVEGSSLHLWSRKVNAEGDAEWAWCRAIQLESIIPVANSDDKPFVVGSAEGVGVIFVSTGAGLFTIKLDSGLVKKVAESGVYFSVLPYMSFYTPDRGRFPSLAEITDV; encoded by the exons ATGGCGTCGCTGATGGACGACGTCACCGCCGAGATCTTCCTCCGCCTCCCGTCGGACGAGCCTGAGCACCTCTTCCGCGCCGCCCTCGTCTGCAAGCCCTGGCTCCGCGTCCTCCGCGACCCCTCCTTCCGCCGCCGCTACAGCGTCTTCCACC GAGAtcccgccgcccgcctcgccctCGCCACCGCGGCGCCCCTCTCCCCCTACCCCGACCTCAGCCGCACGCGCCCCCTCGACTGCCGCCACGGCCGCGTCCTCCTCCACGTGGGGGTCGGGGCTTGGCATTTCGTCGTCTGGGACCCCGTCACGGGCGAGCAGCACCGCCTCCCGGAGCCCGGCATCCCGTGGCTCATCTACACTGCCGCCGTGTTCTGCGCCGTGCCGGGCTGCGACCACCTCGACTGCCACGGCGGCCCCTTTCGGGTTGTCTTTCTGGTCACCGAGGACTACACAGATCTAGTCAAGGCCGCCGTGTACTCATCAGAGACAGGCGCGTGGAGCACGCCGGTGACAATGGACGCCGGCTGTGATGTCCAGCATAGGCGAGATGCCTTTGCGGCTGGATTCTACTACAAGCCCTATGTCCAGCCTAGGCGGGGCGCTGTCATTGGAGATGAAGCCTACTTCACACTTCGCTGGGGTAACCCAGTCGTCAAGTATAACTGGAGCAAGAATCACATATCCCTGATTGATCCGCCAACAAAGTGTGTGTACAACGTTGGTGTCAAAAAAAAGTCTGTGGACAAGGTCGCCCTCATGGTGATGGAGGACAGTTCACTGGGGTTTGCCTGCGTTGAGGGTTCCAGCCTTCATCTGTGGTCAAGAAAGGTGAATGCAGAAGGAGATGCAGAGTGGGCATGGTGCAGGGCCATCCAGCTGGAGAGTATTATACCTGTTGCCAATTCTGATGACAAACCATTTGTGGTTGGATCTGCAGAGGGTGTGGGTGTCATATTCGTCAGCACCGGTGCTGGCTTATTCACAATCAAGCTAGATTCTGGGCTGGTTAAGAAGGTTGCCGAGTCTGGGGTCTACTTCAGCGTCCTACCCTACATGAGCTTCTATACTCCAG ATCGTGGTAGATTTCCATCCCTGGCGGAGATCACTGATGTCTGA
- the LOC109744806 gene encoding receptor-like serine/threonine-protein kinase SD1-8 isoform X1, translating into MWSKNQPHLHSLLLIVVPFLFVSTASAANPESDILDKGRNITDGETLVSPGGSFTLGFFPPGVLGKRYLGIWFSMDEDAICWVANRDHPLTDARGVLVISDTRSLLLIDSSGQVVWSSNTTGTASTTVQLLESGNLVSRDGNASGAITWQSFDHPSNTLLPGMKIGKNLWTGEEWYLTSWRSADDPATGNFRYITDTEGVPQNVMLDGGKRIYRTGPWNGLWFSGVTEMGTYSDMFIYRLTSSPSEITYGYVAKAGTPFSRLVLTDDGLFRRLVWDTSSRAWKIFFQGPRDICDQYGRCGAFGLCNASAPSTSFCSCVRGFSPASPVQWKMRDTSNGCRRNVTLDCGNGISTTDGFVVMQGVKLPDTHNASVDASITLEECRTRCLANCSCLAYAPLDLKGGGTGTGCIIWREDLMDLRHVDGGQSLFLRSAKSELGEAQPPKSFPTGIVIGVTVPLVTIILALVAFWFSPWRRRWNRERILVDNPPRVVHNAPRVVDNVAPDSHPPNLALLTTSFPAVGLPAVVQATGNFSEANIIGKGGFSVIYKGELDGYGTVAVKRLKQDSLSEKIKGDYAREIVLMSRFTHANLVKLLCYCQENAECILVYEFMRNRSLNLYIFGEDSSLRSLLNWAQRVKIIRGIAVGLEWLHGEGVIHRDLKPGNILLNDTLEPKIADFGTAKTLIEDPTNQTLVQTAGYVAPEYAGEGTLTDKCDVYSFGVVLLEIVRGKRKKDEPAFLPQVWESWKQCEIGELLDPQVGEPEEAFSVLARCIHIGLHCVQHLPEQRPAMPDVVAMLTNTGTHLPMPSNPTANIGAGPRAQPISDGTPGPSRTL; encoded by the exons ATGTGGTCAAAGAATCAGCCACACCTCCACAGCCTCCTGCTTATCGTCGTTCCATTCCTCTTTGTTTCCACAGCCTCTGCCGCGAATCCTGAATCTGACATCCTTGACAAGGGCCGCAACATCACCGACGGTGAGACCCTTGTCTCACCTGGTGGGTCATTCACCCTTGGTTTCTTCCCTCCTGGGGTGCTAGGCAAGAGATACCTTGGGATTTGGTTCTCCATGGATGAGGACGCCATCTGTTGGGTAGCTAACAGAGACCATCCTCTCACTGACGCTCGCGGGGTGCTGGTGATCAGTGACACGCGAAGCCTTCTCTTGATTGATAGCTCCGGCCAGGTCGTGTGGTCTTCAAACACGACAGGCACTGCCTCAACGACGGTGCAGCTGCTCGAGTCCGGCAACCTAGTCTCGAGAGATGGGAACGCCAGCGGTGCCATCACGTGGCAGTCGTTTGACCACCCGTCAAACACATTGCTGCCCGGCATGAAGATTGGCAAGAACCTATGGACCGGGGAAGAGTGGTACCTCACGTCATGGCGTTCAGCTGACGACCCTGCCACAGGGAATTTTCGCTACATCACTGACACGGAGGGCGTACCACAAAATGTGATGTTGGATGGTGGCAAAAGGATTTACCGCACGGGACCGTGGAACGGCCTATGGTTCAGTGGTGTCACGGAGATGGGCACGTATTCTGACATGTTCATCTACCGATTGACGAGCAGCCCAAGCGAGATAACCTATGGCTATGTCGCCAAGGCTGGAACGCCCTTCTCACGTCTAGTTCTGACCGACGACGGGTTATTCCGACGCCTGGTATGGGACACGAGCAGTCGGGCGTGGAAGATCTTCTTCCAAGGGCCGAGGGACATCTGCGACCAGTATGGCAGGTGTGGGGCATTTGGACTGTGCAACGCCAGTGCACCGTCGACGTCGTTCTGCAGCTGCGTCAGGGGGTTCAGCCCAGCATCTCCCGTGCAGTGGAAGATGAGGGACACCTCCAACGGTTGCCGCCGAAATGTGACATTGGACTGTGGTAATGGAATATCCACCACGGATGGTTTTGTGGTGATGCAGGGAGTGAAGCTTCCTGACACGCACAACGCATCAGTGGATGCTAGCATCACGTTGGAGGAGTGCAGGACGAGGTGCCTGGCCAACTGTTCTTGTCTGGCGTATGCTCCATTGGATCTCAAAGGAGGAGGCACTGGCACAGGCTGCATCATCTGGAGAGAGGACCTCATGGACCTCCGGCATGTAGATGGGGGGCAAAGCCTGTTTCTGAGATCAGCCAAGTCAGAATTAG GTGAAGCGCAGCCGCCCAAGTCGTTTCCTACTGGGATTGTTATTGGTGTAACAGTGCCCCTGGTCACTATAATTCTGGCTCTCGTTGCTTTCTGGTTTTCCCCCTGGAGGAGACGATGGAACAGAGAAAGAATATTAG TAGACAATCCTCCAAGGGTTGTACACAATGCTCCAAGGGTTGTAGACAATGTCGCTCCTGATAGTCATCCTCCGAATCTTGCGTTACTCACGACGTCCTTCCCTGCAGTTGGTCTTCCTGCTGTAGTACAGGCTACAGGAAATTTCTCCGAAGCAAATATCATTGGCAAAGGCGGATTTAGTGTCATCTACAAG GGGGAGCTAGATGGTTATGGAACGGTTGCTGTAAAGAGGCTCAAACAAGATAGTCTTAGCGAGAAAATCAAGGGGGATTATGCAAGGGAAATAGTACTGATGTCAAGGTTCACACATGCCAATCTTGTTAAGCTTCTCTGTTATTGCCAAGAAAATGCTGAGTGCATACTTGTCTACGAGTTCATGAGGAACAGGAGTTTGAATCTCTACATTTTTG GAGAAGATAGCAGCCTCCGCTCCTTGCTGAATTGGGCGCAAAGAGTAAAAATAATTCGTGGGATCGCCGTAGGTCTGGAATGGCTTCATGGCGAGGGAGTCATTCATAGGGATCTAAAACCTGGCAATATACTTCTGAATGACACATTGGAACCTAAGATAGCAGACTTTGGCACTGCTAAGACGTTAATTGAGGACCCGACAAATCAGACGTTGGTGCAGACAGC GGGATATGTGGCTCCAGAATATGCAGGGGAAGGGACCCTGACAGACAAGTGTGATGTATACAGCTTCGGAGTTGTCTTGCTGGAGATAGTCAGaggcaaaagaaaaaaagatgagCCGGCGTTCCTTCCTCAA GTCTGGGAATCGTGGAAGCAATGCGAGATCGGGGAGCTTCTTGATCCGCAAGTGGGTGAACCTGAAGAGGCCTTTTCAGTGCTAGCCAGGTGCATCCATATTGGCCTTCACTGCGTGCAGCATTTGCCAGAGCAGAGGCCTGCCATGCCTGACGTTGTGGCGATGCTAACCAACACCGGCACACACCTCCCCATGCCAAGCAACCCCACGGCCAACATCGGAGCCGGCCCTCGCGCACAACCAATATCGGATGGCACGCCCGGACCGAGCCGGACCTTGTGA
- the LOC109744806 gene encoding receptor-like serine/threonine-protein kinase SD1-8 isoform X2 — translation MWSKNQPHLHSLLLIVVPFLFVSTASAANPESDILDKGRNITDGETLVSPGGSFTLGFFPPGVLGKRYLGIWFSMDEDAICWVANRDHPLTDARGVLVISDTRSLLLIDSSGQVVWSSNTTGTASTTVQLLESGNLVSRDGNASGAITWQSFDHPSNTLLPGMKIGKNLWTGEEWYLTSWRSADDPATGNFRYITDTEGVPQNVMLDGGKRIYRTGPWNGLWFSGVTEMGTYSDMFIYRLTSSPSEITYGYVAKAGTPFSRLVLTDDGLFRRLVWDTSSRAWKIFFQGPRDICDQYGRCGAFGLCNASAPSTSFCSCVRGFSPASPVQWKMRDTSNGCRRNVTLDCGNGISTTDGFVVMQGVKLPDTHNASVDASITLEECRTRCLANCSCLAYAPLDLKGGGTGTGCIIWREDLMDLRHVDGGQSLFLRSAKSELGEAQPPKSFPTGIVIGVTVPLVTIILALVAFWFSPWRRRWNRERILDNPPRVVHNAPRVVDNVAPDSHPPNLALLTTSFPAVGLPAVVQATGNFSEANIIGKGGFSVIYKGELDGYGTVAVKRLKQDSLSEKIKGDYAREIVLMSRFTHANLVKLLCYCQENAECILVYEFMRNRSLNLYIFGEDSSLRSLLNWAQRVKIIRGIAVGLEWLHGEGVIHRDLKPGNILLNDTLEPKIADFGTAKTLIEDPTNQTLVQTAGYVAPEYAGEGTLTDKCDVYSFGVVLLEIVRGKRKKDEPAFLPQVWESWKQCEIGELLDPQVGEPEEAFSVLARCIHIGLHCVQHLPEQRPAMPDVVAMLTNTGTHLPMPSNPTANIGAGPRAQPISDGTPGPSRTL, via the exons ATGTGGTCAAAGAATCAGCCACACCTCCACAGCCTCCTGCTTATCGTCGTTCCATTCCTCTTTGTTTCCACAGCCTCTGCCGCGAATCCTGAATCTGACATCCTTGACAAGGGCCGCAACATCACCGACGGTGAGACCCTTGTCTCACCTGGTGGGTCATTCACCCTTGGTTTCTTCCCTCCTGGGGTGCTAGGCAAGAGATACCTTGGGATTTGGTTCTCCATGGATGAGGACGCCATCTGTTGGGTAGCTAACAGAGACCATCCTCTCACTGACGCTCGCGGGGTGCTGGTGATCAGTGACACGCGAAGCCTTCTCTTGATTGATAGCTCCGGCCAGGTCGTGTGGTCTTCAAACACGACAGGCACTGCCTCAACGACGGTGCAGCTGCTCGAGTCCGGCAACCTAGTCTCGAGAGATGGGAACGCCAGCGGTGCCATCACGTGGCAGTCGTTTGACCACCCGTCAAACACATTGCTGCCCGGCATGAAGATTGGCAAGAACCTATGGACCGGGGAAGAGTGGTACCTCACGTCATGGCGTTCAGCTGACGACCCTGCCACAGGGAATTTTCGCTACATCACTGACACGGAGGGCGTACCACAAAATGTGATGTTGGATGGTGGCAAAAGGATTTACCGCACGGGACCGTGGAACGGCCTATGGTTCAGTGGTGTCACGGAGATGGGCACGTATTCTGACATGTTCATCTACCGATTGACGAGCAGCCCAAGCGAGATAACCTATGGCTATGTCGCCAAGGCTGGAACGCCCTTCTCACGTCTAGTTCTGACCGACGACGGGTTATTCCGACGCCTGGTATGGGACACGAGCAGTCGGGCGTGGAAGATCTTCTTCCAAGGGCCGAGGGACATCTGCGACCAGTATGGCAGGTGTGGGGCATTTGGACTGTGCAACGCCAGTGCACCGTCGACGTCGTTCTGCAGCTGCGTCAGGGGGTTCAGCCCAGCATCTCCCGTGCAGTGGAAGATGAGGGACACCTCCAACGGTTGCCGCCGAAATGTGACATTGGACTGTGGTAATGGAATATCCACCACGGATGGTTTTGTGGTGATGCAGGGAGTGAAGCTTCCTGACACGCACAACGCATCAGTGGATGCTAGCATCACGTTGGAGGAGTGCAGGACGAGGTGCCTGGCCAACTGTTCTTGTCTGGCGTATGCTCCATTGGATCTCAAAGGAGGAGGCACTGGCACAGGCTGCATCATCTGGAGAGAGGACCTCATGGACCTCCGGCATGTAGATGGGGGGCAAAGCCTGTTTCTGAGATCAGCCAAGTCAGAATTAG GTGAAGCGCAGCCGCCCAAGTCGTTTCCTACTGGGATTGTTATTGGTGTAACAGTGCCCCTGGTCACTATAATTCTGGCTCTCGTTGCTTTCTGGTTTTCCCCCTGGAGGAGACGATGGAACAGAGAAAGAATATTAG ACAATCCTCCAAGGGTTGTACACAATGCTCCAAGGGTTGTAGACAATGTCGCTCCTGATAGTCATCCTCCGAATCTTGCGTTACTCACGACGTCCTTCCCTGCAGTTGGTCTTCCTGCTGTAGTACAGGCTACAGGAAATTTCTCCGAAGCAAATATCATTGGCAAAGGCGGATTTAGTGTCATCTACAAG GGGGAGCTAGATGGTTATGGAACGGTTGCTGTAAAGAGGCTCAAACAAGATAGTCTTAGCGAGAAAATCAAGGGGGATTATGCAAGGGAAATAGTACTGATGTCAAGGTTCACACATGCCAATCTTGTTAAGCTTCTCTGTTATTGCCAAGAAAATGCTGAGTGCATACTTGTCTACGAGTTCATGAGGAACAGGAGTTTGAATCTCTACATTTTTG GAGAAGATAGCAGCCTCCGCTCCTTGCTGAATTGGGCGCAAAGAGTAAAAATAATTCGTGGGATCGCCGTAGGTCTGGAATGGCTTCATGGCGAGGGAGTCATTCATAGGGATCTAAAACCTGGCAATATACTTCTGAATGACACATTGGAACCTAAGATAGCAGACTTTGGCACTGCTAAGACGTTAATTGAGGACCCGACAAATCAGACGTTGGTGCAGACAGC GGGATATGTGGCTCCAGAATATGCAGGGGAAGGGACCCTGACAGACAAGTGTGATGTATACAGCTTCGGAGTTGTCTTGCTGGAGATAGTCAGaggcaaaagaaaaaaagatgagCCGGCGTTCCTTCCTCAA GTCTGGGAATCGTGGAAGCAATGCGAGATCGGGGAGCTTCTTGATCCGCAAGTGGGTGAACCTGAAGAGGCCTTTTCAGTGCTAGCCAGGTGCATCCATATTGGCCTTCACTGCGTGCAGCATTTGCCAGAGCAGAGGCCTGCCATGCCTGACGTTGTGGCGATGCTAACCAACACCGGCACACACCTCCCCATGCCAAGCAACCCCACGGCCAACATCGGAGCCGGCCCTCGCGCACAACCAATATCGGATGGCACGCCCGGACCGAGCCGGACCTTGTGA